Proteins encoded in a region of the Tautonia rosea genome:
- a CDS encoding DUF697 domain-containing protein: protein MNRTIKSMAVLVSGFILLSFGVVVVNQTAGVVSLASEVHPMLGKGTLVVLLGSYGALIGVPVVMFFRLPKSLDPPLSEDDPDFDGHLDRLRTRLAANPAVTEPELNTRDGLHRAIGQLDQRADDLVKSTASVVFLSTAVSQNGQFDALIVLAAQSRMVWQIAHLYHQRPTVRDMTRLYANVAVTAFAAGAIDEIDLNQQVQPILGSTLGSAAGAIPGMQVAATVLVNSVMSGTANAYLTLRVGLIAKRYCGAIVVQPKPALRRAASAEAAKMLGAIVSSGTKTISAAIFGAVRDKGAQTLSDVKQRVSSTVSTVSDSARGAGTRFSGLFRRADGQVGPEAAG from the coding sequence ATGAACCGCACGATCAAGAGCATGGCCGTCCTGGTCAGCGGGTTCATCCTGCTGTCCTTCGGCGTCGTCGTGGTGAACCAGACCGCCGGCGTCGTCTCGCTCGCGAGCGAGGTCCACCCGATGCTGGGCAAAGGGACGCTCGTCGTCCTGCTCGGCTCCTATGGCGCCCTCATCGGCGTGCCGGTCGTGATGTTTTTCCGCCTGCCGAAGTCGCTCGACCCCCCTCTGAGCGAGGACGACCCCGACTTCGACGGCCACCTCGACCGCCTCCGCACCCGACTCGCTGCCAACCCCGCCGTCACCGAACCCGAGCTGAACACCCGCGACGGCCTCCACCGTGCCATCGGGCAACTCGACCAGCGCGCCGACGACCTCGTCAAGAGCACCGCCTCGGTCGTCTTCCTCTCGACCGCCGTCTCGCAAAACGGCCAGTTCGACGCCCTCATCGTCCTGGCCGCGCAGTCCCGGATGGTCTGGCAGATCGCCCACCTCTACCACCAGCGGCCGACCGTCCGCGACATGACCCGGCTCTACGCCAACGTCGCCGTCACCGCCTTCGCCGCCGGAGCCATCGACGAGATCGACCTGAACCAGCAGGTCCAGCCGATCCTCGGCTCGACCCTCGGCTCTGCCGCCGGAGCCATCCCCGGCATGCAGGTCGCCGCCACCGTCCTGGTCAACTCCGTCATGTCCGGCACCGCCAACGCCTACCTGACCCTTCGCGTCGGCCTCATCGCCAAGCGCTACTGCGGCGCGATCGTCGTCCAGCCCAAGCCCGCCCTCCGCCGCGCCGCCTCCGCCGAGGCCGCCAAGATGCTCGGCGCCATTGTCTCCAGCGGCACCAAAACCATCTCCGCCGCCATCTTCGGCGCCGTCCGCGACAAGGGGGCCCAGACCCTCTCCGACGTCAAGCAGCGCGTCAGCTCGACCGTTTCCACCGTCAGCGACTCCGCCCGCGGCGCCGGCACCCGCTTCTCCGGCCTCTTCCGCCGCGCCGACGGCCAGGTCGGGCCCGAGGCCGCCGGCTGA
- the acs gene encoding acetate--CoA ligase: MASQSGGSGSIHSVLNEKRVFPPPESFAKNARISSLKQYETLWNEANQDPEAFWAARAKELLSWSKPFETVLDWQAPHAKWFVGGQLNVAENCVDRHAEGPNAEKPALVWIGEPGDEKTLTYKELRDEVSRFANVLKGLGVRKGDVVAIYLPMVPEAAIAMLACARIGAPHTVVFGGFSSEALAGRIQDCSAKVLVTSDGGYRRGKVVPLKANADGAVDHCPTIEKVVVLKRTADDVPMTEGRDVWWHELAEKASTDCPAEPMESEHPLYILYTSGSTGKPKGILHTTAGYLLGTTYSTQIVFDLKDDDIYWCTADVGWVTGHSYIVYGPLALGATVVMYEGAPNFPDEARFWKIIEDHKVTILYTAPTAIRAFMKWGKQFPQRHDLSSLRLLGSVGEPINPEAWMWYHEVIGGGKCPIVDTWWQTETGAIMISPLPGATPTTPGSATRPLPGIVPEILDHDGNPVPDGHGGLLAITKPWPSMLRTLWGDDDRFQQTYWSMFPGRYFTGDGARKDTDGNFWIMGRVDDVLNVSGHRLSTMEIESALVSHPRVAEAAVVGKPDDLKGQAVAAFVTLESGQEPSEDLKKELAAHVVKEIGALARPDVIRFAEALPKTRSGKIMRRLLRDVAAGVESTGDTTTLEDFTVMAQLRQSDE, translated from the coding sequence ATGGCATCGCAATCTGGCGGCAGCGGATCAATTCACAGTGTTCTGAACGAGAAGCGCGTCTTCCCTCCTCCTGAGTCATTCGCCAAGAACGCCCGGATCTCAAGCCTGAAGCAGTACGAAACCCTCTGGAACGAGGCGAACCAGGACCCCGAAGCCTTCTGGGCTGCTCGGGCGAAGGAGCTGCTGAGCTGGTCGAAGCCGTTCGAGACGGTGCTCGACTGGCAGGCGCCGCACGCCAAGTGGTTCGTCGGCGGGCAACTGAACGTGGCCGAGAACTGCGTCGATCGCCACGCCGAGGGCCCGAACGCCGAGAAGCCGGCGTTGGTCTGGATTGGCGAGCCGGGCGATGAGAAGACGTTGACCTACAAGGAGTTGCGCGACGAGGTCTCTCGGTTCGCCAACGTCCTGAAGGGGCTCGGCGTCAGGAAAGGGGATGTGGTCGCCATCTACCTGCCGATGGTGCCGGAGGCGGCGATCGCCATGCTCGCCTGTGCCCGGATCGGGGCGCCGCATACGGTGGTGTTCGGCGGGTTTAGCTCCGAGGCACTGGCGGGCCGGATTCAGGACTGCTCGGCCAAGGTGCTGGTCACGTCCGACGGCGGCTACCGGCGTGGCAAGGTCGTGCCGCTGAAGGCCAACGCCGACGGCGCGGTCGATCATTGCCCGACAATCGAGAAGGTGGTGGTGCTCAAGCGGACCGCCGACGACGTGCCGATGACCGAGGGGCGCGACGTCTGGTGGCACGAGCTGGCGGAGAAGGCCTCGACCGACTGCCCGGCCGAGCCGATGGAGAGCGAGCACCCGCTGTACATTCTTTATACGTCGGGGTCGACGGGCAAGCCGAAGGGAATCCTGCACACGACGGCCGGCTATCTGCTGGGGACGACCTATTCGACGCAGATCGTTTTTGACCTGAAGGACGACGACATCTACTGGTGCACGGCGGATGTCGGCTGGGTGACGGGTCATAGTTACATTGTGTACGGCCCGCTTGCCCTGGGGGCGACGGTCGTGATGTATGAAGGAGCGCCCAACTTCCCGGATGAGGCGCGGTTCTGGAAGATCATCGAGGATCACAAGGTCACGATCCTCTACACGGCACCGACGGCGATCCGGGCGTTCATGAAGTGGGGCAAGCAGTTCCCGCAGCGGCATGATCTGTCGAGTCTCCGCTTGCTTGGCTCGGTGGGAGAGCCGATCAATCCTGAGGCGTGGATGTGGTATCACGAGGTGATTGGCGGCGGGAAGTGCCCGATCGTCGATACCTGGTGGCAGACCGAGACGGGGGCGATCATGATTTCCCCGTTGCCAGGGGCGACGCCGACGACCCCTGGATCGGCCACGAGGCCCTTGCCGGGGATCGTTCCTGAGATTCTCGACCACGACGGTAACCCCGTGCCCGACGGTCACGGCGGATTGCTGGCAATTACCAAGCCCTGGCCGTCGATGCTCCGGACCCTCTGGGGGGACGACGACCGCTTCCAGCAGACCTACTGGTCGATGTTCCCCGGGCGCTACTTCACCGGAGACGGGGCGCGGAAGGACACGGACGGGAACTTCTGGATCATGGGCCGGGTGGACGACGTGCTGAACGTCTCGGGCCACCGACTGTCGACGATGGAGATCGAGTCGGCCCTGGTCAGCCACCCGAGGGTGGCCGAGGCCGCCGTGGTGGGTAAGCCGGATGACCTGAAGGGGCAGGCCGTCGCGGCGTTCGTGACGCTCGAATCGGGCCAGGAGCCGAGCGAGGACCTGAAGAAGGAACTGGCGGCGCATGTGGTCAAGGAGATCGGCGCGTTGGCCCGGCCCGATGTGATTCGGTTCGCCGAGGCGTTGCCCAAGACGCGGTCGGGCAAGATCATGCGGCGATTGCTCCGCGATGTGGCCGCCGGGGTTGAATCGACGGGCGATACGACCACGCTCGAAGACTTCACCGTGATGGCCCAGTTGCGGCAGTCGGACGAGTGA
- a CDS encoding suppressor of fused domain protein, whose amino-acid sequence MPAEHDPDALEPEGGQSASGSPIYRHRQADRDWSPPESPGLHLEEIEAHLQRHVGKVEHVFHEVVSDLVHLDVLLIPPADDRPFKVLVTSGVSERPMAVPEGLEEFRRAELMIALAPDWPLSQEALRDEANYWPIRWLKSVGRLPHEYQTWIGWGHSIPNGDPAEPIGGTGFVGVVLLPPYGFDPEIFRLNTASGEPITFYWLVPLYPEEMALKLDQGIDALEDRLNFDDLGFVLDPDRPNVARDGQSP is encoded by the coding sequence ATGCCCGCCGAGCACGACCCCGACGCCCTGGAACCCGAGGGCGGTCAATCGGCCTCCGGGAGCCCGATCTACCGCCACCGGCAAGCCGATCGCGACTGGTCGCCTCCCGAATCGCCGGGCCTTCATCTGGAGGAGATCGAGGCCCACCTGCAACGCCACGTCGGCAAGGTCGAGCACGTTTTCCACGAAGTCGTCTCTGACCTGGTCCACCTCGACGTCCTCCTGATCCCACCGGCCGACGACCGTCCGTTCAAGGTCCTCGTGACCAGCGGCGTGAGCGAGCGACCGATGGCGGTCCCGGAGGGCCTGGAGGAATTCCGAAGGGCCGAGCTGATGATCGCCCTGGCCCCCGACTGGCCGCTCTCCCAGGAGGCCCTCCGCGACGAGGCCAATTACTGGCCCATCCGGTGGCTCAAGAGCGTCGGCCGACTCCCCCACGAGTATCAGACCTGGATCGGCTGGGGCCACTCGATCCCCAACGGAGATCCCGCCGAGCCGATCGGGGGGACCGGCTTTGTCGGCGTCGTCCTGCTCCCCCCCTACGGCTTCGACCCCGAGATCTTCCGGCTCAACACGGCCTCGGGGGAACCGATCACCTTCTACTGGCTGGTCCCCCTCTACCCCGAAGAGATGGCGCTAAAGCTCGACCAGGGGATCGACGCGCTTGAGGACCGACTCAACTTCGACGACCTCGGCTTCGTGCTCGACCCTGATCGCCCGAACGTCGCCCGCGACGGCCAATCCCCCTGA